One genomic window of Mesorhizobium loti includes the following:
- a CDS encoding DUF2384 domain-containing protein codes for MAHALKIPEQNGPLILSYMDRNGKIAIEQVADGFGMSKGQLAQTAGLARETLYRSERSATVKTQGRLREMLEIISRVTDWAGGKEQAMAWYRAQPLPAFGGRTAEALVKDGKAAAVRDYLDHMAVGGFA; via the coding sequence GTGGCCCACGCACTCAAGATCCCCGAGCAGAACGGACCTCTCATCTTGTCCTATATGGACCGGAACGGGAAGATTGCGATCGAGCAGGTCGCGGACGGTTTTGGCATGTCAAAGGGCCAGTTGGCCCAGACCGCCGGTCTTGCTCGCGAGACCCTTTATCGGTCAGAGCGCAGCGCTACGGTTAAGACACAGGGGCGTCTGCGGGAGATGCTTGAGATCATCAGCCGCGTGACGGATTGGGCGGGCGGCAAGGAGCAGGCGATGGCTTGGTACCGAGCTCAGCCGCTTCCAGCATTTGGCGGACGCACTGCTGAAGCGCTGGTGAAGGACGGCAAGGCCGCTGCGGTGCGTGATTATCTCGATCACATGGCCGTTGGCGGGTTTGCGTGA
- the repA gene encoding plasmid partitioning protein RepA, producing the protein MTRHLSSLQFMNTFSTKLEKALNNLSLAQYPPDAVRTMRKFTSTEVAALLGVTEAYIRQVSLKGQGPEPETTTTGKRLYSVEQVLDLRMHLAEKARKKWINPRRVKGEDCQIIAITNFKGGSSKTATTIHLGHWLALRGYRVLAVDMDPQASLTSLQGALPGFDYREGDTLYSAIRFDDPVPTEKIIHQTHIIGFDVICAGLELTEFETAVTLEMRKSGGTSFLLRVSQALEQIVDSYDIVLLDCAPSLNFLTLSSLTAATGVLIPVPAHMLDVDSTGKFLELAASYMQILDEAGAGARWDFAKFLITKFEANDHPQANMQALMRQVFGEDLLLNSVSKSTAVADALTWKQSLYEVQRSRFSAPKTYDRAIESINAANAEIESLITMAWRREQ; encoded by the coding sequence GTGACGCGGCATCTAAGTAGCCTTCAGTTCATGAATACCTTCTCGACGAAACTCGAGAAGGCACTCAACAATCTTTCGCTGGCTCAGTATCCTCCTGACGCGGTTCGCACGATGCGCAAATTCACTTCGACGGAAGTGGCAGCATTGCTAGGAGTGACCGAAGCTTACATACGGCAGGTCTCCTTAAAAGGGCAGGGACCCGAGCCAGAGACAACGACCACCGGAAAGCGCCTATATTCCGTGGAGCAGGTGCTGGACCTACGGATGCACCTGGCGGAAAAGGCGCGGAAGAAATGGATCAATCCTCGTCGTGTTAAGGGCGAGGATTGCCAGATCATCGCGATCACGAACTTCAAAGGTGGATCGTCCAAGACAGCGACCACTATTCACTTGGGTCATTGGTTGGCACTACGTGGATATCGTGTTCTCGCGGTCGACATGGATCCCCAGGCGTCGTTAACAAGTCTGCAGGGAGCGTTACCCGGATTTGACTACCGAGAAGGTGACACCCTTTACTCGGCGATTCGGTTTGATGATCCGGTGCCAACGGAAAAGATTATTCATCAGACGCATATCATCGGATTCGACGTCATCTGCGCCGGTCTTGAGCTAACAGAATTCGAAACGGCCGTTACCCTTGAGATGCGCAAGAGCGGAGGAACCAGTTTCCTGCTTCGAGTGTCACAGGCCCTCGAACAGATCGTCGATAGCTACGATATCGTTCTTCTCGACTGCGCGCCGTCACTCAATTTCCTGACGCTTTCGTCGCTCACTGCCGCTACCGGAGTCCTAATCCCAGTACCAGCGCACATGCTCGATGTTGACTCCACAGGGAAGTTTTTGGAGCTGGCCGCATCTTATATGCAAATCCTGGATGAGGCTGGTGCAGGCGCGCGTTGGGATTTCGCCAAATTCCTCATCACAAAGTTTGAGGCCAACGACCACCCGCAAGCCAACATGCAGGCCCTAATGCGCCAAGTGTTTGGCGAGGATCTACTTCTGAATTCGGTCTCCAAATCCACTGCGGTAGCGGACGCTCTTACTTGGAAGCAGAGCCTCTATGAAGTGCAACGATCGCGGTTCTCGGCACCTAAAACTTATGATCGTGCAATCGAATCGATCAACGCCGCGAACGCGGAAATAGAAAGCCTCATCACAATGGCATGGAGGCGTGAACAGTGA
- a CDS encoding tetratricopeptide repeat protein, which produces MSVEIAAQKPDARAVAAASVGILRAGQTGNIEEAIHLALAHISYAADFPRLAQVSLQAFLKGSRNDAATRLVDNVVAKGKASPEVAVLAIRHLLGSDRAGDAYAFARTLLEGNGKVEPRLAEAAARAALASDKPVSEALEILEKAKSSAGNDGIFLRAYGELLLSAGRYAEAVDVLAPIVSLRPNTTNTRLLLARALKHAHRLEEACTEMLTAVKLDPSVTNRSSAVALLLQVGREAEAKQLYGDMVSERKNKLTRTFSAGLAALDARLDEVKLPQRRLDWAWEIVSQKLGYPPSPNREDWDRRAKWGHLLDKLIQDWLECSIDQAGEIASFFNVSDANRNTVIEARDEGKGVLLVSAHIGPMFAGPVAIHSFGTPYRWLSSTPRILTTGFANTLISTADLNEVQVARCVIDSLRAGCLVTLAADGAMSPNAPRITWEGKSITYSPFCAMLSYKTKVPTIFTSPLWAENQFRFVVKRLPTAEAGEGLRQFSSRWQQAFFEEVTNVLVTGPENLRLNGGLWRNI; this is translated from the coding sequence ATGAGTGTAGAAATCGCTGCCCAAAAACCTGACGCGAGAGCCGTCGCTGCGGCATCGGTCGGCATTTTGCGCGCCGGTCAGACCGGCAATATCGAAGAAGCGATCCACCTTGCTCTCGCCCACATCTCTTATGCTGCGGACTTTCCCCGGCTTGCGCAGGTGTCTCTGCAGGCGTTTTTGAAGGGTAGTCGCAACGATGCGGCGACACGATTGGTCGACAACGTAGTCGCAAAAGGCAAGGCATCGCCTGAAGTCGCCGTATTGGCCATTCGACATTTGCTTGGCTCTGATCGAGCCGGCGATGCCTACGCCTTTGCCCGCACTCTTCTTGAGGGCAACGGAAAGGTCGAACCTCGTCTCGCCGAAGCGGCGGCGCGCGCCGCTCTCGCCAGCGATAAACCGGTCTCAGAAGCATTGGAGATCCTTGAAAAGGCTAAAAGTTCGGCCGGCAACGACGGTATTTTCCTGCGTGCCTACGGCGAACTTCTGCTGTCTGCCGGGCGTTACGCAGAGGCTGTCGATGTCCTCGCCCCTATTGTATCGTTGAGGCCCAACACGACTAATACCCGGCTTCTTTTGGCCCGTGCTCTCAAGCATGCTCACCGGCTTGAGGAGGCGTGTACCGAGATGTTGACCGCTGTGAAGCTCGATCCCTCCGTAACGAACAGGAGCAGCGCAGTTGCCTTGCTGTTGCAGGTCGGGCGCGAAGCCGAGGCAAAGCAGCTTTATGGCGACATGGTGAGCGAACGGAAGAACAAGTTAACAAGGACTTTCTCCGCAGGATTGGCTGCGCTCGATGCACGTCTGGATGAGGTCAAGCTGCCGCAGAGGCGACTCGACTGGGCTTGGGAAATCGTGAGCCAGAAGCTCGGATACCCACCTTCACCCAATCGCGAGGACTGGGATCGGCGCGCAAAATGGGGACATCTTCTAGACAAACTTATCCAAGATTGGCTGGAGTGCTCTATTGATCAAGCTGGAGAGATTGCCAGCTTTTTCAATGTCAGCGATGCCAATAGAAACACCGTCATCGAGGCCCGTGACGAAGGCAAAGGCGTGTTGCTAGTCAGCGCGCATATCGGCCCAATGTTTGCAGGCCCTGTAGCCATCCACTCGTTTGGAACGCCCTACAGGTGGCTATCGTCAACGCCAAGAATTTTGACCACCGGCTTTGCGAATACCTTGATCTCCACGGCAGACTTAAACGAAGTTCAAGTGGCGCGATGTGTCATCGATTCGCTGCGTGCCGGCTGCCTCGTCACCCTCGCCGCCGACGGCGCGATGTCCCCCAATGCGCCACGCATCACCTGGGAGGGAAAGTCCATAACATATTCCCCGTTTTGCGCGATGCTCTCTTACAAGACCAAAGTGCCTACGATCTTTACCTCTCCCCTCTGGGCAGAAAACCAATTTCGGTTTGTTGTCAAAAGGCTGCCGACCGCCGAGGCAGGTGAGGGGTTGAGACAGTTTTCCAGTCGCTGGCAGCAAGCCTTCTTCGAGGAAGTGACGAATGTACTGGTAACGGGTCCAGAAAATCTACGCCTCAACGGCGGCCTCTGGCGCAATATTTGA
- a CDS encoding replication initiation protein RepC has protein sequence METGIATTPFGRRPMSLAMLAAQNDSREIPKGRVVDKWQIYRNLCEGKSVVGIGDRALAVLNALISFYPDSELSEENDLIVFPSNAQLSLRAHGMPEPTVRRHLAALVDCGLIIRRDSPNGKRYARKGRGGEIEEAFGFSLAPLLARAYEFEAAAERIRADKRALRLMRERITLHRRDIHKLIEAALDEDVPGDWGGLWKRFRGVVEAIPRRACIAELEPIVADLAALRDDVDKLLEIHMKSTNPIGNDSQNERQQSDSNTDSILEFEPALEKSGATAEPRTRTAEAPKTYPLGMVLKACPEIGDYAVDGIGNWRDLMITAAQVRGYLGVSPSAYEEACHVMGQEVAAIVIACILQRAQHISSAGGYLRVLTEKATAGQFSVGPMLMAALKANGATARMTG, from the coding sequence ATGGAGACGGGTATTGCAACGACGCCCTTTGGGCGGCGGCCGATGTCGCTTGCCATGCTGGCAGCGCAAAACGATTCACGTGAAATCCCCAAGGGCAGGGTCGTCGACAAGTGGCAGATCTACCGCAACCTGTGCGAGGGCAAGAGCGTCGTCGGCATTGGCGATCGCGCTTTGGCCGTGCTGAATGCGTTGATATCATTCTATCCTGACAGCGAATTGAGTGAGGAAAACGACCTCATCGTCTTTCCCTCGAACGCACAGCTGTCGCTCAGGGCGCACGGAATGCCTGAGCCCACCGTCAGGCGGCACCTGGCGGCTCTTGTTGACTGCGGGCTGATCATCCGTCGGGATAGCCCGAACGGCAAACGTTACGCCCGCAAGGGCCGGGGAGGGGAGATCGAGGAAGCATTCGGCTTCTCCCTGGCGCCCCTGCTGGCCCGTGCTTACGAGTTCGAGGCGGCGGCCGAGCGTATTCGCGCCGACAAAAGGGCGCTCAGGCTTATGCGCGAGCGGATCACCTTGCACCGCCGTGACATCCACAAGCTGATAGAGGCGGCCCTTGACGAGGATGTCCCGGGAGACTGGGGAGGCCTGTGGAAGCGTTTCCGCGGCGTTGTGGAGGCAATTCCGCGCCGAGCTTGTATTGCCGAGCTCGAGCCCATCGTTGCCGATCTGGCCGCCTTGCGTGATGATGTGGATAAGCTGCTGGAAATCCATATGAAATCCACGAATCCGATCGGCAATGACTCTCAAAACGAGCGGCAGCAATCTGATTCAAATACCGACTCTATTCTTGAATTTGAACCTGCTTTAGAGAAAAGCGGGGCAACGGCCGAGCCCAGGACGAGGACCGCAGAGGCGCCGAAAACATACCCGCTGGGGATGGTGCTGAAGGCCTGCCCCGAAATTGGGGATTATGCCGTCGACGGCATCGGCAATTGGCGCGATCTCATGATAACCGCCGCTCAGGTGCGGGGATATCTGGGCGTTTCGCCGTCAGCGTATGAGGAGGCTTGCCATGTGATGGGCCAGGAGGTCGCGGCGATCGTGATTGCCTGCATCCTACAAAGGGCGCAGCACATCAGCTCGGCCGGCGGCTATCTGCGGGTACTGACCGAAAAAGCGACGGCAGGGCAGTTCTCAGTCGGGCCGATGCTGATGGCGGCGCTCAAGGCGAACGGGGCGACGGCGAGGATGACGGGATGA
- a CDS encoding XRE family transcriptional regulator, which produces MVAPKRSNHSGTASQAGVATLSFTTKLPAQADFKKVLLERYQEAIARSRKIGHRVSFRVEVDPAADAQTITPVEEQPIASDDTFPVEDAGMPDAELEAALAGARARGRKRVAEIVAGEEMLSADAFAKLLGTSRVTVNARRQSGQVLGIDGAKRGFRFPVWQLDKDGRPFGALPALHAMLGNSAWAVYRFLVSRHGALDGRTGLQALQKGDDASVLAAAEGMARGDFD; this is translated from the coding sequence ATGGTCGCTCCAAAACGCAGCAATCATAGCGGGACCGCATCGCAGGCGGGAGTCGCCACCCTGAGCTTCACGACAAAGCTTCCGGCACAGGCAGACTTCAAGAAGGTATTGCTCGAACGCTATCAGGAAGCGATCGCACGCAGCCGCAAGATCGGCCACCGCGTATCGTTTCGGGTAGAGGTCGATCCGGCGGCTGATGCGCAGACGATCACGCCGGTCGAAGAGCAACCGATCGCTTCGGACGATACCTTTCCCGTCGAGGACGCGGGCATGCCCGATGCCGAACTCGAGGCGGCTCTTGCCGGAGCGCGCGCGCGCGGCCGCAAGCGTGTCGCCGAAATTGTCGCCGGCGAGGAGATGCTGAGCGCGGATGCCTTTGCCAAGCTGCTTGGCACGTCGCGCGTGACGGTCAACGCCAGGCGGCAAAGCGGACAGGTGCTCGGGATCGATGGGGCCAAACGTGGTTTCCGCTTCCCTGTCTGGCAACTCGACAAGGACGGTCGTCCCTTCGGCGCATTGCCGGCGTTGCATGCCATGTTGGGCAATAGTGCCTGGGCCGTCTATCGGTTTCTGGTGTCGCGCCATGGTGCCCTCGATGGGCGGACCGGCCTTCAAGCCCTTCAAAAAGGCGATGACGCCTCGGTTTTGGCCGCGGCGGAAGGCATGGCCAGGGGCGATTTCGACTGA
- a CDS encoding site-specific integrase — protein MAIFVAQKPEKHVDPTSGPSHGTAAVIDHSPAEAVADDLPDIIDVVLAMGQPSDDFSGENTAAAAPPIVSLPAHLEGLAERARDYVEAASSANTRRAYAADWKHFCAWARRQHLDVLPPNPQTVGLYITACASGKVTGDKKPNAVSTIERRLSSLTWNFSQRGQPLDRKDRHIATVMAGIRNSHASPPRQKEAILPEDLIAMLETLDRAGLRGLRDRAMLLLGFAGGLRRSEIVGLDVGRDQTEDGRGWIEIFPDKGVLVTLRGKTGWREVEIGRGSSDATCPVVALQTWLKLARIAHGPLFRRVTGQGKAVGAERLNDQEVARLVKRAALAGGVRGDLSEGDRATKFSGHSLRAGLASSAEVDERFVQKQLGHASAEMTRRYQRRRDRFRVNLTKASGL, from the coding sequence ATGGCCATTTTCGTCGCGCAAAAGCCCGAAAAACACGTCGACCCGACCTCCGGACCGTCCCACGGCACGGCCGCCGTCATCGATCATTCGCCGGCGGAGGCAGTCGCCGACGATCTCCCCGATATCATCGATGTCGTCCTCGCCATGGGACAGCCGTCGGACGATTTTTCGGGGGAAAACACGGCAGCGGCGGCGCCGCCAATTGTCAGCCTTCCGGCTCACCTGGAAGGGCTCGCCGAGCGCGCTCGCGATTACGTCGAGGCAGCAAGCTCGGCCAACACCCGGCGCGCTTACGCCGCCGACTGGAAGCATTTTTGCGCCTGGGCGCGCCGCCAGCATCTCGATGTGTTGCCGCCAAATCCCCAAACCGTCGGGCTCTACATCACCGCTTGTGCGTCGGGAAAGGTAACAGGGGATAAAAAACCGAACGCCGTTTCGACGATCGAGCGCCGTCTCTCTTCGCTGACCTGGAATTTTTCTCAGCGTGGCCAGCCGCTTGACAGAAAGGACCGGCATATCGCCACCGTCATGGCCGGCATTCGCAACAGCCACGCCTCCCCTCCCCGGCAAAAGGAAGCCATTCTGCCTGAAGACCTGATTGCCATGCTGGAAACGCTGGACCGGGCCGGCTTACGCGGCTTGCGTGACCGCGCCATGCTGCTCCTGGGTTTCGCCGGCGGCTTGCGCCGCTCCGAAATCGTCGGTCTCGATGTCGGCCGCGATCAGACCGAAGACGGTCGCGGCTGGATCGAGATTTTTCCCGACAAGGGCGTGCTGGTGACGCTGCGCGGAAAAACCGGCTGGCGCGAGGTCGAAATCGGCCGCGGCTCGTCCGATGCCACCTGCCCCGTCGTCGCCCTGCAGACTTGGCTGAAGCTGGCGCGGATCGCCCATGGCCCCCTCTTCCGCCGCGTCACCGGGCAAGGCAAAGCGGTGGGCGCCGAGCGGCTCAACGATCAGGAGGTGGCGCGGCTGGTCAAACGCGCGGCGTTGGCCGGCGGCGTGCGCGGCGACCTGTCCGAAGGGGATCGCGCCACAAAATTCTCGGGCCATTCCTTGCGCGCGGGCCTTGCTTCCTCGGCCGAGGTCGACGAACGCTTTGTGCAAAAACAACTCGGACATGCCTCGGCTGAAATGACTCGCCGCTATCAGCGCAGACGCGATCGTTTCCGTGTCAATCTCACCAAAGCATCAGGCCTGTAG
- a CDS encoding RES family NAD+ phosphorylase produces the protein MRFVRTCYRAHDPRWAFKPTSGEGAAIRGARFNPKGVPALYLALTLMTAIKEANQGFAQRIDPCVLCSYEIDCNDIADLTTQEGRGEFSVAFEDMACAWATALSDGERPASWSIYDRLRSRNIAGIVVPSFAPSAEMEDRNLVLWDWGPDLPHKVTVFDPSGRLPKDQLSWR, from the coding sequence GTGAGGTTCGTCAGAACCTGCTACCGCGCACACGATCCACGTTGGGCATTCAAGCCGACTTCCGGCGAAGGGGCGGCAATCCGAGGCGCCCGATTCAATCCCAAAGGCGTGCCGGCGCTCTATCTGGCACTGACCCTCATGACAGCGATCAAGGAGGCCAACCAGGGCTTCGCGCAGCGGATCGATCCGTGCGTGCTGTGTTCCTATGAGATCGACTGTAACGACATCGCGGATCTGACAACGCAAGAGGGGAGGGGAGAGTTTTCTGTCGCTTTCGAAGACATGGCCTGCGCCTGGGCGACGGCGCTTAGCGACGGAGAGCGCCCGGCGTCCTGGTCCATCTACGACCGGCTGCGGTCTCGAAACATTGCCGGCATTGTGGTCCCAAGCTTCGCGCCAAGTGCTGAGATGGAGGATCGCAACCTGGTCCTTTGGGACTGGGGTCCGGATCTGCCGCACAAGGTAACTGTATTCGACCCGAGCGGTCGGCTGCCGAAGGACCAGCTATCCTGGCGATAA
- a CDS encoding IS6 family transposase → MTVSAPTYKNHRYPIEIVARAVWLYFRFNLSLRDVEEMLLERGIVVSYETIRRWCRKHGPDYARRIRRKSPTKDDVWHLDEVVVRINGQKCWLWRAVDQDGYVLDEIVQTRRNTKAARRLLTRLLKKQGLPPKRMITDKLRSYGAAQRQVMPNVEHRSHKGLNNRAENSHLPFRKRERTRQGFRSVGSLQHFVSIFSAVRNLFVPSQTNRSAAQIRTHRRQAMAAWEAVSARPA, encoded by the coding sequence ATGACCGTGAGTGCACCGACCTACAAGAACCACCGCTATCCGATCGAAATCGTGGCCCGTGCTGTTTGGCTCTACTTCCGCTTCAATCTGAGCCTGCGCGATGTCGAGGAAATGCTGCTCGAACGCGGGATCGTCGTTTCCTACGAGACCATCCGCCGATGGTGCCGAAAGCACGGCCCTGATTATGCGCGCCGCATACGCCGCAAGTCGCCGACGAAAGACGATGTCTGGCACCTGGATGAAGTCGTGGTGCGCATCAACGGTCAGAAATGCTGGTTGTGGAGAGCGGTTGATCAGGACGGATATGTGCTCGACGAGATTGTCCAGACGCGTCGCAACACCAAGGCCGCCCGGCGCCTGCTGACGCGACTTCTGAAGAAGCAGGGTCTGCCGCCAAAGCGTATGATCACCGACAAACTGCGCTCCTACGGGGCGGCCCAACGCCAGGTCATGCCGAACGTGGAACACCGCTCGCATAAAGGCTTGAACAACCGGGCGGAGAATTCTCACCTGCCGTTCCGAAAACGGGAACGAACGCGACAGGGTTTCCGGTCGGTCGGCTCATTGCAGCATTTCGTGTCGATCTTCTCCGCCGTTCGAAATCTCTTCGTCCCATCCCAGACCAACCGCTCCGCCGCACAAATTCGAACCCATCGACGCCAAGCCATGGCCGCGTGGGAAGCCGTGAGTGCACGGCCTGCCTGA
- a CDS encoding RES family NAD+ phosphorylase, translated as MPGVPPPPDFARAKLEIETIPRGRSFGRIYWSTYPDPLGYGKSPSRFSDPRRRLDANRFGVLYLGDSLKVCFLETVLRDRREGILDDLPIEEVELTRRRYAEIATTTDLRLVDLRGDNAVRTGVPTDVVRAQRQNLARRWSLAFHKHPSEPDGIIYPSRLNEATNLAIYDRAVPKLQAKHVTALLGARGLAQVLEDFRVGLV; from the coding sequence ATGCCCGGCGTTCCACCTCCACCCGATTTCGCGCGCGCAAAGCTCGAAATCGAGACCATACCGCGGGGTCGGTCGTTCGGTCGGATCTATTGGAGCACCTATCCTGATCCATTGGGGTACGGGAAGTCGCCGAGCCGGTTCAGCGATCCTCGACGCCGTCTTGACGCCAACCGGTTTGGCGTTCTTTACCTCGGTGACTCCCTGAAGGTGTGCTTCCTAGAGACCGTGCTACGCGACCGCCGCGAAGGAATCCTTGACGATCTTCCAATAGAGGAGGTGGAGCTGACCCGACGGCGCTACGCGGAGATCGCGACCACGACAGACCTACGCCTGGTCGATCTCAGAGGCGACAATGCCGTTCGGACGGGTGTGCCGACCGATGTCGTTCGGGCACAGCGCCAGAACCTGGCACGCCGGTGGTCTCTGGCGTTTCACAAGCACCCATCTGAGCCCGACGGGATCATTTATCCCTCGCGCCTCAATGAGGCGACCAATCTTGCCATTTACGATCGCGCGGTACCGAAGCTTCAGGCGAAGCATGTTACGGCCCTTCTCGGCGCGCGAGGGCTGGCTCAGGTTCTGGAGGATTTCAGAGTGGGGTTGGTGTAA
- a CDS encoding RES family NAD+ phosphorylase — MGALLPQFPYPSINVTPPAHDLATAIAETIVRDRFEGRMKRVLDQSEIEEWAVAEITATSPLTVLDLRTTGLLRLGVSTDAARAKNHWRGRQLSAAIHGAFAIDGLLYASRLTSAECVAVYDRAIEGKLGASPATNLVRHPDLIAALQSIGVSLRGGA, encoded by the coding sequence ATGGGCGCGCTGCTACCTCAATTTCCTTACCCCTCAATCAATGTGACACCACCCGCCCACGACCTTGCAACGGCAATTGCCGAGACCATCGTCCGGGACAGGTTCGAGGGCAGGATGAAGCGTGTCCTTGATCAAAGCGAGATCGAAGAGTGGGCCGTAGCGGAGATTACGGCGACGTCTCCGCTCACGGTACTCGATCTGCGGACCACGGGCCTCCTCAGGTTGGGAGTCAGCACTGACGCCGCTCGAGCCAAAAACCATTGGCGAGGGCGACAACTCAGCGCGGCGATTCATGGCGCCTTCGCGATTGACGGCCTGCTTTATGCATCCCGTCTCACATCCGCCGAGTGTGTGGCCGTTTACGATAGAGCCATTGAGGGAAAGCTGGGCGCGTCACCAGCAACAAATCTAGTGCGGCACCCAGACCTGATAGCTGCTCTGCAGTCTATTGGTGTCTCCCTTCGAGGAGGTGCCTGA
- the repB gene encoding plasmid partitioning protein RepB, with translation MSRKDSKGMFAAVLGQLGEENSEEGVSRRTSSPHLMKVAAGVRQMQERSDIADKLLKSGEQIIELDPDKIRPSSITDRYDDAYEVSAIAEITESMRERGQIVPGLVRPVQGKDGEFQIVYGRRRLAAAKQLGIGFKAAVRELTDEQAVIFQGEENTAREDLSYIEKCAFALAQQEAGYKRDTICASLSTGKSHVSEMIKIASSVDKEILQSIGKAPGIGRGRWQEFSNRYSIDGSLAKASDLVRKNKFREATSDDRFIILLETLPLDRDAIKDPAGPAKPSKPTIAMKSWAAPDKTVSVSLKDNGKTTMIAVGEAEGSRFAAFIAGQLDDLFEAFRKSSTKQGV, from the coding sequence GTGAGCCGTAAAGATTCTAAGGGCATGTTTGCTGCTGTTTTGGGGCAACTCGGGGAGGAGAATTCGGAGGAGGGGGTTAGCCGCCGCACATCATCGCCACACCTGATGAAGGTGGCGGCTGGTGTTCGCCAAATGCAAGAGCGTAGCGATATCGCCGACAAGTTACTGAAGTCAGGCGAACAGATCATTGAACTCGATCCCGACAAAATACGGCCGTCATCTATCACCGATCGATATGATGACGCCTACGAAGTTTCAGCCATTGCTGAGATCACAGAATCCATGCGGGAGCGCGGTCAAATTGTCCCTGGATTGGTTCGGCCAGTACAAGGCAAGGATGGCGAGTTTCAAATCGTCTATGGTCGCAGAAGACTAGCGGCGGCTAAGCAGCTTGGGATCGGATTCAAAGCGGCCGTCCGCGAGTTAACTGATGAACAAGCAGTCATTTTCCAAGGCGAAGAAAACACTGCTCGAGAGGATCTCTCATACATTGAAAAGTGCGCTTTTGCGCTTGCGCAGCAGGAAGCGGGCTACAAACGGGACACCATCTGCGCTTCGTTGTCGACAGGAAAATCGCATGTCTCCGAGATGATCAAAATCGCCTCCTCTGTCGATAAGGAGATACTGCAATCGATTGGTAAAGCTCCCGGGATTGGTCGAGGACGATGGCAGGAATTCTCGAACCGCTATTCCATCGACGGCTCACTCGCAAAAGCTTCCGATCTTGTTCGCAAAAACAAATTCCGCGAGGCAACGTCCGACGACAGATTCATTATTCTGCTTGAGACGCTGCCATTGGATCGTGATGCGATCAAAGACCCTGCGGGTCCGGCCAAGCCATCAAAGCCCACGATTGCTATGAAATCCTGGGCTGCTCCAGACAAAACAGTGAGCGTCAGCCTCAAAGACAACGGAAAAACTACCATGATTGCGGTGGGAGAGGCTGAAGGATCGCGTTTCGCAGCGTTTATCGCCGGACAACTGGACGACCTGTTTGAGGCCTTTCGGAAGTCCTCCACGAAACAAGGAGTCTGA